In one Rhodopirellula halodulae genomic region, the following are encoded:
- a CDS encoding arylsulfatase has translation MRKTLAVLASLWVSIASSSGQAPSATDLHSDDGERPNVILILADDLAVGDLSHRNNGLTRTPNLDRLATQSVRFRNAYSGSCVCAPARAALLTGRYPHRTGVVTLNQERYPDLTRLRADETTIANALSDRGYATGLVGKWHCGMGEKYHPLRRGFDEFAGFIGPNTYRRYRLDVNGMVSEANEGYLTEELTDRAVDFVRRHQDHPFFLHLAHYAPHRPLEAPEEVVRFYQEQGFDESTATIYAMVEVMDRGIGKLLDELKQLKLDSRTLVIFASDNGPDPLTGERFNEGRRGTKYQIYEGGIRIPLFLRWSGKIEPGDRDTPAHFVDLFPTIVEACRLDYETSLLLDGVSLLGLLDDNSVLSQRSLFWQWNRGLPNYTHNAAIRDGGFKLIRPYVTRTANPKDSRQSPQLFDLTKDETEQNDVSAKHPQRVNEMLRQLDQWSRNVERDRVRKSKGR, from the coding sequence ATGCGAAAGACTTTGGCGGTCTTGGCAAGTTTGTGGGTGTCCATTGCGTCAAGCAGCGGACAAGCTCCGTCCGCGACAGACCTACATTCGGACGACGGTGAACGACCCAATGTCATTTTGATTCTTGCGGACGATCTGGCGGTCGGCGATCTATCGCATCGAAACAATGGTCTGACAAGGACGCCCAATCTCGATCGGTTGGCTACCCAAAGTGTGCGGTTCCGGAATGCCTACAGCGGATCATGTGTTTGTGCACCAGCCAGAGCAGCCTTGCTGACCGGGCGTTATCCTCATCGCACCGGAGTGGTGACGCTGAACCAGGAACGCTATCCGGACTTGACTCGACTGCGAGCCGATGAAACCACCATCGCGAATGCGTTGAGCGACCGGGGATACGCAACCGGGTTGGTCGGCAAATGGCATTGCGGAATGGGAGAGAAATATCACCCGTTGCGTCGGGGTTTCGATGAATTTGCTGGGTTCATCGGTCCAAACACTTACAGGCGCTATCGCTTGGACGTGAACGGGATGGTGTCGGAGGCCAATGAGGGATATCTGACGGAAGAACTAACCGATCGAGCGGTAGATTTTGTCAGGCGTCATCAGGATCATCCGTTCTTTCTTCATCTCGCCCACTACGCACCGCATCGACCGTTGGAAGCCCCTGAGGAAGTGGTCCGTTTCTATCAAGAGCAGGGATTCGATGAATCCACTGCGACCATCTACGCGATGGTTGAGGTCATGGACCGCGGCATTGGCAAATTGCTTGACGAGCTGAAGCAGTTGAAACTCGATTCGCGCACACTGGTCATCTTCGCGAGTGACAATGGCCCTGATCCTCTCACGGGTGAACGTTTCAACGAAGGTCGTCGCGGAACGAAGTACCAGATTTACGAGGGAGGCATTCGAATTCCGCTGTTCTTGCGTTGGAGCGGAAAGATTGAACCAGGTGATCGAGACACGCCGGCTCATTTTGTCGACTTGTTCCCGACGATCGTCGAAGCTTGCCGTTTGGATTACGAAACAAGCTTGCTGCTTGATGGTGTGAGCCTACTTGGGCTGCTGGACGACAATTCTGTTCTCAGTCAGCGATCGTTGTTCTGGCAATGGAATCGCGGTTTGCCGAACTACACACACAATGCAGCCATCCGAGACGGCGGTTTCAAGCTTATCAGGCCGTACGTCACACGTACCGCGAATCCGAAAGACTCCCGGCAATCGCCTCAGTTGTTCGATCTCACCAAGGACGAAACTGAGCAAAATGATGTCTCGGCAAAGCATCCTCAACGCGTCAACGAAATGCTCCGTCAACTGGACCAATGGTCGAGGAATGTGGAACGAGATCGTGTCCGCAAATCGAAGGGGCGATAG
- a CDS encoding TonB-dependent receptor, translating to MTPSQTRSNRHSSWTVSWLVSLMAVALCTNMTMAQNPKPLPVGRLQAPVTKEALAVQNEKSNDELDDEAALKADARVASLFGDVNQVKDLPPDREPLANSPAADAVFREEALGRRTADIGDLLRRSKGAHGVSIQNRTPIVSDTRVRGQRVGQVLASGSYWAPARMDLDTMMSKIDSRLIQDSILIKGPYASRYGPGFRFVDLEFLQSPRYENGYEGHGATSGTYNTNGEQFYGRQSFWGGAEDYGFHLSYGHRTGNDYETGQDGFFIPASYKSRDLFVAFGFDLNENERIEWNALRLDQTDVEFPGLVTDLNFLVTDGYEVTYVNEAPGFADYFTSEVWYNRTRFEGDTTRPGKARQIPTLADAFQPSFLGADDGFTNTDGDALSAGYRFESTFFSEGAQWSIGTDLIYLNQELNEYDFYDPDPNDNNFPIPRSDSIDVGLYAERIVQATDDLVLTAGTRIDGVFTDSRDIVQGVPAPLSELEGTTLDKEFFLGAAYLTANRNLGRGWIGSAGMGFAMRQPTLTEMYAEYTFIGSLQRGLTFLDGDPLLSSEKLYQLDLGVEYNDDRVQFGLHGHHAWVQDFITYDLFDPAGTIDGFQQGASFVNTDLATLMGFETYGQVELSSMLSLFGILTYVEGRDRTRLEPSRHTGDPYRSGNSTVDAEPLPGIAPMEARTGVLIHDPRPSDRWGVELAARIVDNQDRVATTLQEIETPGFTVYDIRAYRRFGSLLVTSGFENVTDKFYREHIDYRSGLGVYRPGFGFYVGAELTY from the coding sequence ATGACGCCTTCGCAAACTCGATCCAATCGACATTCATCATGGACGGTGAGCTGGCTGGTCAGCCTGATGGCGGTCGCTTTGTGTACCAACATGACCATGGCGCAGAATCCGAAACCTTTGCCGGTTGGAAGGCTGCAAGCTCCAGTGACCAAGGAAGCTTTGGCAGTCCAGAATGAAAAATCGAACGACGAGCTAGATGACGAGGCCGCGCTCAAGGCGGACGCTCGTGTTGCAAGTCTGTTTGGCGATGTCAATCAAGTCAAAGACTTGCCGCCGGATCGTGAGCCGCTGGCGAATTCTCCGGCGGCCGATGCGGTGTTTCGCGAAGAGGCTTTGGGGCGACGCACGGCGGACATCGGCGATTTGCTCAGACGTTCCAAAGGGGCGCACGGAGTATCAATTCAAAACCGAACCCCCATCGTCAGTGACACTCGAGTCCGCGGGCAACGTGTGGGACAGGTGTTGGCATCCGGATCGTATTGGGCGCCTGCTCGAATGGATTTGGACACCATGATGAGCAAGATCGATTCGCGTTTGATCCAGGATTCGATCTTGATCAAAGGGCCGTATGCCAGCCGCTATGGGCCGGGGTTTCGGTTTGTCGACTTGGAGTTTTTGCAGTCGCCCCGTTACGAGAATGGTTACGAGGGACATGGCGCGACCAGCGGCACCTACAACACCAACGGCGAACAGTTTTATGGTCGGCAATCGTTTTGGGGTGGTGCCGAAGATTACGGGTTTCATCTGAGCTACGGTCATCGCACGGGTAACGATTATGAAACCGGACAAGATGGATTCTTCATTCCAGCGAGCTACAAGTCACGCGATTTGTTCGTGGCGTTCGGATTTGACTTGAATGAGAACGAACGAATTGAATGGAATGCGTTGCGACTGGATCAAACCGACGTGGAATTCCCCGGTTTGGTGACGGACCTGAACTTTCTGGTGACCGACGGATACGAAGTCACCTACGTCAACGAAGCTCCCGGCTTTGCGGACTACTTCACATCGGAGGTCTGGTACAACCGAACGCGATTCGAGGGCGACACAACGCGGCCGGGAAAGGCTCGGCAAATTCCAACTTTGGCCGACGCGTTCCAACCTTCGTTCCTGGGTGCGGACGACGGGTTCACCAACACCGATGGAGACGCTTTGTCGGCCGGGTATCGATTCGAGTCCACGTTCTTCAGTGAGGGTGCTCAGTGGTCGATCGGGACGGACCTGATTTATCTGAACCAGGAACTGAACGAGTACGACTTCTACGATCCAGATCCGAACGACAATAACTTCCCGATCCCACGCAGTGACTCGATCGACGTCGGACTATACGCCGAAAGAATCGTGCAGGCGACGGATGATCTGGTGCTCACCGCAGGCACGCGTATCGATGGCGTCTTCACCGATTCGAGGGATATCGTGCAGGGTGTCCCGGCTCCGCTCAGTGAACTCGAAGGCACAACGCTGGACAAAGAGTTTTTCTTGGGAGCGGCTTACCTGACCGCGAATCGAAATTTGGGTCGTGGTTGGATTGGCAGTGCCGGGATGGGATTCGCGATGCGGCAACCGACACTGACCGAAATGTACGCGGAGTACACGTTCATCGGCTCGTTGCAACGAGGACTGACGTTCTTGGATGGTGATCCGCTGCTGAGTTCAGAGAAGTTGTATCAGCTAGATCTTGGTGTGGAGTACAACGACGACCGGGTTCAGTTTGGCTTGCACGGACACCACGCGTGGGTGCAAGACTTCATCACCTACGATTTGTTTGATCCCGCCGGAACCATTGATGGTTTTCAGCAAGGCGCGTCGTTTGTGAATACCGACTTGGCGACTTTGATGGGTTTTGAAACCTACGGGCAAGTCGAGTTGTCGTCGATGCTGTCGCTGTTTGGGATCCTGACCTATGTCGAGGGCCGCGACCGTACACGCCTCGAACCGTCGCGACACACTGGTGATCCGTATCGCAGTGGCAACAGCACGGTGGATGCCGAACCGCTGCCGGGGATCGCGCCGATGGAAGCTCGCACTGGGGTTTTGATTCATGACCCGCGACCATCGGATCGTTGGGGAGTCGAGCTCGCTGCCCGCATCGTAGACAACCAAGACCGCGTCGCAACGACGCTACAGGAAATCGAGACGCCAGGCTTCACGGTCTATGACATTCGGGCCTATCGCCGTTTTGGAAGCTTGTTGGTCACGAGCGGTTTTGAGAATGTGACTGACAAGTTCTATCGCGAGCACATCGATTATCGGTCAGGGCTCGGCGTCTATCGGCCAGGGTTTGGCTTCTACGTGGGAGCCGAGTTGACGTACTGA
- the nagA gene encoding N-acetylglucosamine-6-phosphate deacetylase: MRSICFFNGTAILPDRVLPDAVVFCRGERIVYVGRARSRVPKSADMVDVKGGFISPGFVDIHIHGGGGADVMDASPEAIATVCQAHARHGTTCLFPTTSTGTDEQIHAMLSACDEVRTNWDASMGSKIAGVHLYGPYFAKDKVGCHDDSVCRAPKSTEYRRYFKTGIVKIATCAAELAGASAFYRHATQQGCLVTCGHSNASWDEMGAAFKNGMRHVDHFWCAMSNVSSVRKRFGFPMRGSMLEYVLSNPEMSTEVIADGMHLSPELLHFAWKMKGSDRLCLVTDCNRALDMPPGCYRFGPESNGSWFTNDGNVGWAPEGSLASSVMGMDHMVRTMHRNANIPLHEVVRMASLTPAERAGIDAEVGSLTPGKRADIILLNKSLQVKRVHINGQRIRNAT, encoded by the coding sequence ATGCGATCCATCTGCTTTTTCAATGGCACGGCAATCTTGCCAGACCGCGTTCTTCCCGATGCCGTTGTTTTCTGCCGAGGCGAACGTATTGTCTATGTTGGTCGAGCTCGATCTCGCGTTCCCAAATCGGCGGACATGGTCGATGTCAAAGGTGGATTCATTTCGCCTGGCTTTGTGGACATTCACATTCATGGTGGTGGCGGAGCCGACGTGATGGACGCTTCGCCCGAAGCAATCGCGACGGTGTGCCAGGCCCACGCTCGACACGGGACCACGTGTTTGTTCCCGACGACCAGCACTGGCACCGACGAGCAAATTCATGCAATGTTGTCAGCTTGCGATGAGGTGCGAACCAACTGGGACGCTTCGATGGGCAGCAAGATCGCGGGCGTTCACCTCTACGGTCCTTACTTCGCGAAAGACAAGGTCGGCTGTCACGATGATTCCGTTTGCCGAGCCCCCAAGTCAACCGAGTACCGACGGTACTTCAAAACCGGGATCGTCAAGATTGCGACCTGCGCCGCGGAACTCGCCGGAGCCTCTGCGTTCTATCGGCACGCAACCCAGCAAGGCTGCTTGGTCACGTGCGGGCATTCCAACGCCAGTTGGGATGAGATGGGCGCGGCTTTCAAGAACGGCATGCGACACGTGGACCATTTCTGGTGCGCGATGAGCAACGTTTCATCCGTTCGAAAACGTTTTGGTTTTCCGATGCGAGGAAGCATGTTGGAATATGTCCTGTCCAATCCCGAGATGAGCACCGAAGTCATCGCCGATGGAATGCACCTCAGCCCAGAGCTATTGCATTTCGCTTGGAAGATGAAGGGCAGCGACCGGTTGTGCCTCGTCACTGATTGCAACCGGGCGCTCGACATGCCACCGGGTTGCTATCGCTTCGGTCCCGAATCCAATGGTTCTTGGTTTACTAATGACGGCAATGTCGGTTGGGCACCCGAAGGATCCTTGGCCAGCAGCGTGATGGGCATGGACCACATGGTTCGCACGATGCATCGGAACGCAAACATTCCTCTGCATGAGGTTGTGCGAATGGCGTCGCTCACCCCCGCGGAGCGTGCCGGGATCGACGCGGAAGTCGGCAGTCTCACCCCCGGAAAACGTGCCGACATCATCTTGCTGAACAAGTCACTACAGGTCAAACGTGTTCACATCAACGGTCAGCGAATTCGCAACGCCACTTGA
- a CDS encoding right-handed parallel beta-helix repeat-containing protein, whose amino-acid sequence MSCRLLPAVIAMVLCCTSLLAQSSGLVMTTSGELAYAANDPPYRAYASLTGRADDPSRVHTDLFAPIIATHDDLLFADVRGQFLYGGGAEGNLGLAYRHMFGGSHIAGVYGFYDVKESKNENTFNQATLGVECLSDVWEMRWNGYLPEGGSAQAANATAVISAGNLVVQNNVERAYFGTDAEIGVLLWRLPTWCDTELRGFAGGFHFDTNSPAATSIAGPRLRAEVRSFDLPFLAMDSRLTVGLQYQHDNVRESQTSATFGVRMPFGFDRNRRRKMTRMERRMTDAIVRDVDVVSEVTPVPGGKEMAQHAKYDFEIGSVTVVDARTEDLQTVVANATTDSVIINGTYGEIRLSDPIEVQDGQQLLGGGLPVKGAVTGVEAIFGSPVRLVGTDPARAVILTADHSVISGFDIHGGLHGISSDLPGGLDNLVDVLIFSNNVTGADDSGFRFGELDIDSVIAHNRATGNGGHGFDVELNEGEFVQNNALGNEGNGFDLFDNHGTVSLNRSLRNEGFGFFADDNSGDFNYNESYENELSGFDFLDNNGSIVGNLSADNGLQGYTFAANNDLVEDNWAFDNGSLGFDFDDNNGTIQDNLAFDNGDVGFDFADNYGDFLDNVASGNGLYGFSFNDNFGNFLRNGADSNDDTGFDFVENAIGGTFSDNVANDNGSFGYDGVNNGTANNNTGSGNGDGGNTFP is encoded by the coding sequence GTGTCCTGCCGATTGTTGCCTGCCGTGATTGCGATGGTGCTATGTTGCACGTCGTTGCTGGCGCAGTCGTCTGGTTTGGTGATGACCACCAGCGGCGAATTGGCCTACGCCGCGAATGATCCGCCATATCGAGCGTACGCGTCTCTCACGGGACGGGCCGATGATCCGTCTCGAGTCCACACGGACTTGTTCGCGCCGATCATTGCAACACACGACGATCTTTTGTTTGCCGATGTGCGTGGTCAGTTTCTGTACGGGGGCGGAGCGGAAGGCAATCTCGGATTGGCGTACCGGCACATGTTTGGCGGAAGCCACATCGCGGGCGTGTATGGGTTCTACGACGTCAAAGAGTCCAAGAACGAAAACACGTTTAACCAGGCCACCTTGGGTGTGGAGTGTCTGAGCGATGTTTGGGAGATGCGTTGGAACGGCTATCTTCCCGAGGGCGGTTCGGCGCAAGCCGCCAATGCGACCGCGGTGATCTCGGCCGGCAACCTCGTTGTTCAAAACAATGTCGAACGGGCGTACTTCGGGACGGATGCCGAAATCGGTGTCTTGCTTTGGCGATTGCCGACTTGGTGCGATACAGAACTCAGAGGCTTCGCCGGAGGCTTTCACTTCGACACGAACTCACCCGCCGCGACGTCGATCGCGGGACCTCGGTTGCGAGCGGAAGTGCGTTCTTTTGACTTGCCGTTCTTGGCGATGGATTCGCGATTGACCGTGGGTCTTCAGTACCAACACGACAACGTTCGCGAATCGCAAACGTCCGCTACTTTTGGCGTTCGGATGCCGTTTGGGTTCGATCGAAACCGTCGGCGAAAGATGACCCGCATGGAACGGCGGATGACCGATGCCATCGTTCGCGATGTGGACGTCGTTTCGGAAGTCACGCCTGTTCCTGGCGGCAAAGAAATGGCACAGCACGCCAAATACGATTTCGAAATTGGTTCCGTCACCGTGGTGGATGCCAGAACCGAAGATCTGCAAACAGTTGTGGCTAACGCAACCACTGACTCTGTGATCATCAATGGAACGTACGGTGAGATCCGACTGTCGGATCCGATCGAGGTGCAAGACGGGCAGCAGTTGCTTGGGGGCGGGTTGCCCGTGAAAGGTGCGGTGACCGGCGTGGAAGCGATTTTTGGTTCCCCGGTGCGGCTTGTAGGAACGGATCCAGCGCGAGCTGTCATCCTAACGGCCGATCACAGCGTGATCTCAGGATTCGACATTCACGGTGGCCTTCACGGTATCTCCAGTGACCTTCCGGGTGGGCTGGACAACTTGGTCGACGTTCTGATCTTCAGCAACAATGTGACCGGAGCGGATGACAGCGGTTTCCGGTTTGGCGAATTGGATATCGACAGCGTCATCGCCCACAACCGAGCCACCGGCAACGGTGGACATGGTTTTGACGTCGAACTCAACGAAGGCGAATTCGTTCAGAACAACGCTTTGGGGAACGAAGGCAACGGATTTGACCTGTTCGACAACCACGGGACGGTGTCGCTCAATCGGTCCCTTCGCAACGAAGGTTTCGGATTCTTTGCCGACGATAACTCGGGTGATTTCAACTACAACGAATCCTATGAGAACGAACTCAGCGGATTTGACTTCCTGGATAACAACGGATCCATCGTTGGCAACTTGTCAGCGGACAATGGTTTGCAAGGTTACACGTTTGCCGCCAACAACGATTTGGTGGAAGACAACTGGGCGTTCGACAACGGATCGCTTGGCTTTGACTTTGACGACAACAACGGAACGATCCAAGACAACCTCGCCTTTGACAATGGCGATGTGGGCTTTGATTTCGCCGACAACTATGGCGATTTCCTAGACAACGTGGCGTCGGGGAACGGCCTGTACGGGTTCTCGTTCAACGACAACTTCGGCAACTTCCTTCGAAATGGAGCGGACTCCAACGACGACACCGGATTTGACTTCGTCGAAAACGCCATTGGTGGAACATTCTCGGACAACGTCGCCAATGACAACGGATCGTTCGGCTACGACGGCGTCAACAACGGAACGGCTAACAACAACACGGGTTCGGGCAATGGCGACGGAGGCAACACGTTCCCATGA
- a CDS encoding DUF3500 domain-containing protein, with amino-acid sequence MSFLLGVNTFDAVAQPPRGGRSVEMPFRGIRTSEGTSEGLFRIESTGVSTAPVRDAARDFLEGLDESQRKRTVFPADDIEWRQWDNRHRSPRQGIGFEEMNETQRDLAFAMLQQSLSAKGLKKTQDIMKLNGTLGELAKRPEEYNEWLYWITIMGEPSETKPWGWQLDGHHVVINYFVLGDQVVMSPVFMGSEPIEADSGRFEGTIVLQEEQEKGLQLIQMLSKDQQSEAILMSRKDGNNNLTEAYRDNVVLDYAGIIGSKLNESQRQALLNLIAEYVGNMREGHAKVRMSEVKEHLNDTYFAWIGGMTDESVYYYRVHSPVILIEFDHQRRVAPFRTSEPTRDHIHTVVRTPNGNDYGKDILRQHYQSHPH; translated from the coding sequence ATAAGCTTTCTCCTTGGCGTAAACACCTTCGATGCCGTGGCACAACCGCCTCGTGGTGGTCGGTCCGTCGAAATGCCGTTTCGGGGCATTCGAACATCGGAAGGCACCTCTGAGGGATTGTTTCGAATCGAATCAACCGGTGTCTCAACCGCGCCCGTCCGCGATGCTGCTCGGGACTTCCTTGAGGGGCTTGACGAATCTCAGCGGAAACGAACCGTATTCCCGGCGGACGACATCGAGTGGCGACAGTGGGACAATCGCCATCGCAGCCCCCGTCAGGGCATTGGTTTCGAAGAAATGAATGAAACCCAACGCGATCTCGCCTTCGCGATGCTTCAACAAAGTCTTAGCGCAAAGGGTCTGAAGAAGACGCAGGACATCATGAAGCTAAACGGAACGCTTGGCGAGCTTGCGAAACGTCCTGAAGAGTACAACGAGTGGCTTTACTGGATCACCATCATGGGTGAACCTTCGGAAACCAAACCCTGGGGATGGCAACTAGACGGACACCATGTCGTCATCAACTACTTCGTTCTTGGTGACCAAGTCGTGATGAGCCCCGTTTTCATGGGTTCCGAACCGATCGAAGCCGACTCGGGCCGGTTCGAAGGCACAATTGTATTGCAGGAAGAACAAGAAAAAGGGTTGCAGTTGATTCAGATGCTGTCGAAGGATCAACAGTCCGAAGCGATTCTCATGAGCCGAAAAGATGGCAATAACAATTTGACTGAAGCCTACCGAGACAACGTCGTCTTGGACTATGCCGGGATCATCGGATCCAAGCTCAACGAATCGCAACGACAGGCATTACTGAATCTCATCGCCGAGTACGTCGGCAATATGCGAGAAGGTCATGCTAAAGTTCGCATGTCAGAGGTCAAGGAACATCTCAACGACACCTATTTTGCGTGGATCGGAGGAATGACCGACGAAAGTGTCTACTACTATCGCGTGCACAGCCCTGTGATCCTGATCGAGTTCGATCACCAACGGCGAGTCGCTCCCTTCCGAACCTCCGAGCCAACTCGCGATCACATCCACACCGTTGTCCGCACACCAAACGGCAACGATTACGGCAAGGATATTTTGCGTCAGCACTACCAATCACATCCACACTGA
- a CDS encoding GGDEF domain-containing protein has protein sequence MSDISSFSPGAACSPAFGSSESDAACVAEATLRQTPTASTAPTQDECCLVQIYPPDVIDGMMLLEQDEFQIGRSPESDLPLFDSSVSRRHARLIRDADGYVVRDLDSTNGTLVNEREIQGDVKLHTGDTVRIGSFLFRFLSADSIETQYHETVYNALTRDALTGTLNKRYMLEALGREISRSMRSQLEMTVVMLDIDHFKSVNDTHGHLVGDEVLQTFGKRIESICRVDDLLARYGGEEFCMVLAATGSDEAHEIAERCRQVICSEPFETAAGPLAISASFGFAVMNPSSPKTTNELLEAADNQLYEAKRSGRNRVCGEA, from the coding sequence ATGTCAGACATTTCCTCGTTCAGTCCCGGCGCCGCTTGTTCACCCGCTTTCGGCTCATCGGAATCGGACGCCGCATGCGTCGCCGAAGCCACGTTGCGTCAAACGCCCACTGCTTCGACCGCGCCAACACAAGATGAATGTTGTTTGGTCCAGATTTACCCACCGGATGTCATCGATGGCATGATGCTACTCGAACAAGACGAATTCCAAATCGGTCGGTCGCCTGAATCCGATTTGCCGCTGTTTGACAGCAGCGTTTCGCGTCGTCACGCCCGATTGATTCGCGACGCCGATGGATACGTGGTTCGTGATCTCGACAGCACGAACGGAACACTCGTGAACGAGCGTGAAATTCAGGGCGATGTCAAACTCCACACCGGCGACACGGTACGCATCGGAAGTTTCCTGTTTCGTTTCCTGTCCGCGGACAGCATCGAAACGCAGTATCACGAAACGGTTTACAACGCGCTGACCCGAGACGCCCTGACCGGGACGTTGAACAAGCGGTACATGCTGGAAGCCCTCGGCCGCGAAATTTCTCGGTCAATGCGTTCACAGTTGGAAATGACCGTGGTCATGCTGGACATCGATCACTTCAAATCAGTCAATGACACGCACGGTCATTTGGTGGGCGACGAAGTATTGCAAACCTTTGGCAAACGTATCGAATCGATTTGCCGCGTCGACGATTTGTTAGCCCGTTACGGCGGTGAAGAATTCTGCATGGTGTTGGCGGCGACCGGCTCCGACGAAGCTCACGAAATTGCGGAACGCTGCCGCCAAGTCATTTGCAGCGAACCGTTCGAAACGGCCGCGGGCCCGCTGGCAATCTCCGCCAGCTTCGGATTCGCGGTCATGAATCCATCGTCACCCAAGACCACCAATGAGTTGTTGGAAGCGGCCGACAACCAGCTCTATGAAGCCAAACGTTCCGGTCGCAACCGAGTTTGTGGCGAAGCCTAA